In a genomic window of Clavelina lepadiformis chromosome 7, kaClaLepa1.1, whole genome shotgun sequence:
- the LOC143465820 gene encoding uncharacterized protein LOC143465820: MCFTQGRAVLLVAYLLMLYSDGCYIADCPGKDYYIGKRIFPEMFSIKDKSGSPQNNLLERGIAECLDDPRALISKRCDFYGTKLCCQLDDNYRDITCDVTSSSNEDVSEMRGMLEAAEIRMKKLIFQKGTPPGGKYCLKMGICCVEDRCKLDLSCSAVTSSVEEKHSELPLLLSKLLDGAQSY, encoded by the exons atgtgctttacacaaggaagagcggtTTTATTAGTCGCGTATCTGCTCATGTTATATTCTGATGGTTGCTACATTGCGGATTGTCCGGGGAAGGactattacatcgggaaaagaatttttccGGAAATGTTTTCCATAAAGGACAAAAGCGGTTCCCCTCAAAATAATCTGTTGGAGCGTGGGATAGCGGAg TGTTTGGACGATCCCCGTGCCCTGATATCGAAGCGATGTGATTTCTATGGAACGAAACTGTGCTGTCAGCTGGACGACAATTACAGAGACATTACGTGTGATGTGACATCATCGTCCAATGAAGACGTCTCAGAGATGAGAGGGATGTTGGAAGCAGCTGAGATTAGAATGAAGAAGCTCATCTTCCAAAAAGGGACTCCTCCTGGAGGAAAATATTGTCTGAAGATGGGGATCTGCTGCGTGGAAG ACAGGTGCAAACTTGACCTCTCTTGCAGCGCTGTGACGTCATCGGTGGAGGAAAAGCATTCCGAGTTACCACTGTTGTTGAGCAAGTTATTGGACGGGGCGCAAAGCTACTGA